From a single Brassica napus cultivar Da-Ae chromosome C9, Da-Ae, whole genome shotgun sequence genomic region:
- the LOC106357807 gene encoding zinc-finger homeodomain protein 6 has protein sequence MEVREKKDDKIEMERRRRQSSPNQNIQDHRRPPYTYSQTADKEKPTTKRNGSDPDPDLDINPTSIAPAPRSYARPQTTSPTRRVSYRECQRNHAASSGGHVVDGCGEFMSSGEEGTAESLLCAACDCHRSFHRKEIDGMFVVKFNSFGHSQRPLVNRHVSPIMMSFGGGGGGGGGGGGGRDPAESSTEDLNRFHQALSGNGVDQFQYHPKKRFRTKFNQEQKERMFEFAEKIGWRMNKTEDEEVNRFCREINVKRQVFKVWMHNNKQAAKKKDM, from the coding sequence ATGGAGGTtagagagaagaaagatgatAAAATAGAGATGgaaagacgaagacgacaatCATCACCTAACCAAAACATTCAAGATCATCGTCGGCCTCCGTACACTTACTCCCAAACCGCCGACAAAGAGAAACCCACCACCAAAAGAAACGggtcggatccggatccggatctggatatcAACCCTACTTCTATAGCTCCAGCTCCAAGGTCATACGCTCGGCCTCAAACAACTTCTCCGACAAGGAGAGTGAGCTATAGAGAATGCCAAAGGAACCACGCGGCGAGCTCCGGCGGACATGTAGTCGACGGTTGCGGCGAGTTTATGTCATCAGGCGAAGAAGGCACGGCGGAGTCACTTCTTTGCGCCGCATGTGATTGTCACCGGAGCTTCCACAGAAAAGAAATCGACGGCATGTTCGTTGTCAAGTTCAATAGCTTTGGTCATTCGCAGAGACCTCTCGTTAACCGCCACGTGTCTCCGATCATGATGAgctttggtggtggtggtggtggtggtggtggcggcggaGGAGGAAGAGATCCGGCGGAGTCATCGACGGAGGATCTCAACAGGTTTCATCAAGCTTTAAGTGGTAACGGAGTGGATCAGTTTCAGTACCATCCGAAGAAGCGGTTTAGGACAAAGTTTAACCAGGAACAGAAGGAGAGAATGTTCGAGTTTGCTGAGAAGATTGGTTGGAGAATGAACAAGACGGAAGATGAAGAAGTGAACCGGTTTTGTCGTGAGATTAATGTGAAAAGACAAGTGTTTAAAGTTTGGATGCACAACAATAAGCAAGCAGCCAAGAAGAAAGACATGTAA